One Drosophila virilis strain 15010-1051.87 chromosome 5, Dvir_AGI_RSII-ME, whole genome shotgun sequence DNA window includes the following coding sequences:
- the LOC138911364 gene encoding uncharacterized protein — protein MKQFALFGVFFLMLAVALASMPQMPEMPQMPGKHLGQILNSGFLKQSAGQQGPPRGQNGPPPPHGQNDQN, from the exons ATGAAGCAGTTCGCATTATTTGGTGTATTCTTCTTGATGCTGGCCGTTGCCCTG GCCTCTATGCCGCAGATGCCAGAGATGCCGCAAATGCCCGGTAAGCATTTGGGTCAGATATTAAACTCCGGTTTTCTGAAGCAAAGCGCCGGACAGCAGGGACCACCACGCGGTCAGAATGGACCCCCACCGCCGCATGGCCAAAACGAtcaaaactaa